One window from the genome of Trabulsiella odontotermitis encodes:
- a CDS encoding AraC family transcriptional regulator, with the protein MNREAICLQLTEQIKQLISHQEKLNDLLPDVRLLYGTQPGTRTPVMYQPGIVFLFSGHKIGYINERTFRYDTNEYLLLTVPLPFECETFATPDVPLAGIRLNVDILQLQELLMDIGEDDLFRPAMAASGINSATLSDDILCAAERLLDVMERPLDARILGKQIIREILYHVLTGPCGGALLAVVSRQTHFSLISRVLKRIESQYTENLSVDQLAAEANMSVSAFHHNFKSVTSTSPLQYLKTYRLHRARMLIIHDGMKASAAAMRVGYESASQFSREFKRYFGMTPGEDAARIRRA; encoded by the coding sequence CCTGACGTCCGCCTGCTATACGGTACGCAGCCCGGTACGCGTACGCCGGTGATGTATCAGCCCGGCATCGTATTTCTCTTTTCGGGTCATAAGATTGGCTATATCAATGAGCGAACGTTCCGCTACGACACCAATGAATATCTGTTGTTGACCGTTCCACTGCCTTTTGAGTGCGAAACCTTCGCGACGCCCGATGTACCGCTGGCGGGTATTCGCCTCAATGTTGATATTTTGCAACTCCAGGAATTGCTGATGGACATCGGCGAAGACGATCTTTTCCGCCCGGCGATGGCCGCCAGCGGGATCAACTCTGCCACGCTCTCCGACGATATTCTCTGCGCGGCGGAACGGCTGCTGGATGTGATGGAAAGACCGCTGGATGCGCGCATTCTCGGTAAGCAGATTATCCGCGAGATCCTTTACCATGTGTTGACAGGCCCTTGCGGCGGCGCGTTGCTGGCGGTGGTCAGTCGTCAGACGCATTTCAGCCTGATTAGCCGGGTGCTGAAGCGCATTGAAAGCCAGTACACCGAAAACCTAAGCGTCGATCAACTGGCGGCGGAAGCCAACATGAGCGTCTCGGCGTTTCACCATAATTTCAAATCGGTCACCAGTACCTCGCCCTTGCAGTACCTGAAAACCTATCGTCTGCATCGGGCGCGGATGTTGATCATCCACGATGGCATGAAGGCCAGTGCGGCGGCGATGCGCGTAGGCTATGAAAGCGCGTCGCAGTTCAGTCGGGAATTTAAGCGTTACTTTGGCATGACGCCAGGCGAGGATGCGGCGCGGATTCGCCGGGCGTAA
- the metC gene encoding cystathionine beta-lyase, with product MADKHLDTALVNAGRSKKYTLGAVNSVIQRASSLVFDTVDAKKQATRNRAKGELFYGRRGTLTHFSLQEAMCELEGGAGCALFPCGAAAVANSILAFVEQGDEVLMTNTAYEPSQDFCTKMLARLGVSTCWFDPLIGADIAQLVKPNTKVVFLESPGSITMEVHDVPAIVQAVRRVAPEAIIMIDNTWAAGILFKALEFGIDISIQAATKYLIGHSDGMIGTAVANARCWDRLRENAYLMGQMVDADTAYMTSRGLRTLGLRLRQHHESSLKIAEWLSNHPQVERVNHPALAGSKGHEYWKRDFTGSSGLFSFVLKKRLTDAELSAYLDPFELFSMAFSWGGYESLILANQPEQIAHMRPGGEVDFSGTLVRVHIGLENVDDLIADLAAGFSRIV from the coding sequence ATGGCAGACAAGCACCTCGACACCGCGCTGGTTAACGCAGGGCGTAGCAAAAAATACACGCTGGGCGCGGTTAACAGCGTCATTCAGCGCGCCTCTTCTCTGGTTTTTGACACGGTCGACGCAAAAAAACAAGCGACCCGCAACCGCGCGAAAGGCGAGCTGTTTTATGGCCGTCGCGGCACGCTGACCCACTTCTCATTGCAGGAAGCGATGTGCGAACTGGAAGGCGGCGCCGGTTGCGCCCTCTTCCCCTGCGGCGCGGCAGCGGTCGCGAATTCCATTCTGGCGTTTGTCGAGCAGGGTGATGAAGTGCTGATGACCAACACCGCCTACGAACCCAGCCAGGATTTCTGTACCAAAATGCTTGCCCGGCTCGGCGTCAGCACTTGTTGGTTTGATCCGCTGATCGGCGCCGACATCGCGCAACTGGTGAAGCCGAACACCAAAGTGGTGTTTCTGGAATCGCCGGGGTCGATCACCATGGAAGTTCACGATGTTCCGGCGATTGTCCAGGCCGTCCGCCGCGTGGCCCCTGAGGCGATCATTATGATCGATAACACCTGGGCCGCAGGCATTCTTTTTAAGGCGCTGGAGTTCGGCATCGATATTTCTATCCAGGCCGCCACGAAATACCTGATCGGCCATTCCGACGGCATGATCGGTACCGCGGTCGCCAACGCCCGCTGTTGGGATCGTCTGCGGGAAAATGCTTACCTGATGGGGCAGATGGTGGATGCCGATACCGCCTACATGACCAGCCGCGGTTTACGTACCCTCGGGCTGCGTTTGCGTCAGCATCACGAAAGCAGTCTTAAAATTGCCGAATGGCTCTCAAACCACCCGCAGGTTGAACGAGTAAACCATCCTGCACTTGCAGGCAGTAAAGGCCACGAATACTGGAAACGGGATTTTACAGGTAGCAGCGGTTTGTTCTCATTCGTTCTGAAAAAACGCCTCACTGACGCAGAACTTTCCGCCTATCTCGATCCATTCGAGCTGTTCAGCATGGCCTTTTCCTGGGGCGGCTACGAGTCGCTGATCCTCGCCAATCAGCCTGAGCAAATCGCGCACATGCGCCCCGGCGGTGAGGTCGATTTCAGCGGTACCCTGGTGCGAGTGCACATCGGCTTAGAGAATGTTGACGATCTTATCGCGGATTTAGCGGCGGGGTTCAGTCGCATCGTGTAA
- a CDS encoding LysR family transcriptional regulator codes for MRYPFPLKHNTMIDQANSRIRFRMLRYFQVLADELHFGRAAARLNISQPPLSMQIKELEEILEVALFERTSRKVALTRAGKVLKTEVDRILSATDQSLNYVRQIGRSEHQHITIGIVGSALWGTLLTRLKDCRETLPGLEWSLLELSQHQQIEALRTRTIDVAINRNVIPTPEANIRCQLISRESMLVAVSEGDPLCDEAQVTLAMLAARPFISLSFSQSDFAQQLYDRCVEAGFYPLIAHQVYEPQTALALVSAGMGVSLLPETSALIHWPGVVFLPLAESIPADLYALWVDEPLSSLMSRFLAALHGSV; via the coding sequence ATGCGCTATCCCTTCCCTTTGAAGCACAACACCATGATTGATCAGGCTAACAGCCGCATTCGCTTCCGCATGCTGCGTTATTTTCAGGTTCTCGCCGATGAGCTGCATTTTGGCCGCGCGGCGGCACGGCTGAATATCTCCCAGCCGCCGCTCAGTATGCAGATTAAAGAACTGGAAGAAATCCTTGAGGTTGCGCTCTTTGAACGTACCAGCCGTAAAGTGGCGCTGACCCGCGCCGGGAAGGTGCTGAAAACGGAAGTGGATCGCATCCTCAGTGCGACCGATCAGTCGCTGAACTACGTCCGCCAGATTGGCCGCAGCGAGCACCAGCATATTACGATCGGCATTGTCGGCAGCGCGTTGTGGGGAACGTTGCTGACGCGGCTGAAAGATTGCCGGGAAACCCTCCCCGGCCTGGAATGGAGCCTGCTGGAACTGTCGCAGCACCAGCAGATTGAAGCGCTACGCACGCGAACCATTGATGTGGCTATTAACCGCAACGTGATCCCCACGCCGGAAGCAAACATTCGCTGCCAGCTGATTTCCCGTGAATCGATGCTGGTTGCTGTGTCTGAGGGCGATCCGTTGTGCGACGAAGCGCAAGTGACCCTGGCAATGCTCGCCGCCCGCCCCTTTATTTCCCTCTCCTTCAGCCAGAGCGATTTTGCACAGCAGCTTTATGACCGCTGCGTTGAAGCCGGGTTTTACCCATTGATCGCCCACCAGGTGTATGAGCCGCAAACGGCGCTGGCGCTGGTGAGCGCAGGGATGGGGGTATCGCTGTTACCGGAGACCAGCGCGCTTATTCACTGGCCTGGTGTGGTGTTCCTGCCGCTGGCGGAGAGCATACCGGCAGATCTGTATGCCTTGTGGGTTGACGAGCCGTTATCCTCATTGATGAGCCGTTTTCTGGCTGCGCTTCACGGCAGCGTGTGA
- the yghU gene encoding glutathione-dependent disulfide-bond oxidoreductase: protein MSDNTYQPPKVWEWKQNNGGAFANINRPVSGPTHEKELPVGKHPLQLYSLGTPNGQKVTIMLEELLALGVTGAEYDAWLIRIGEGDQFSSGFVDVNPNSKIPALRDHSTTPPTRVFESGNILLYLAEKFGHFLPKDPAARTETLNWLFWLQGSAPFLGGGFGHFYSYAPVKIEYAINRFAMEAKRQLDVLDKQLARGRYVAGEEYTIADIAIWPWYGNVLLGSVYNAAEFLDAQSYKNVLRWANDVANRPAVKRGRIVNRTNGPLDEQLHERHDASDFDTHTEDKRQA, encoded by the coding sequence ATGTCAGACAACACGTACCAACCTCCAAAAGTATGGGAATGGAAACAAAACAACGGCGGCGCGTTCGCAAACATTAACCGCCCGGTCTCCGGCCCTACGCACGAAAAAGAACTCCCTGTAGGTAAGCACCCACTTCAGCTTTATTCGCTCGGCACGCCGAACGGTCAGAAAGTGACGATCATGCTGGAAGAGTTGCTGGCGCTGGGCGTCACTGGTGCGGAATATGATGCGTGGCTGATTCGCATCGGCGAAGGCGATCAGTTCTCCAGCGGCTTCGTGGACGTCAACCCGAACTCGAAAATTCCGGCACTGCGCGACCATTCCACCACCCCGCCGACGCGAGTCTTTGAATCCGGCAACATTCTGCTTTATCTGGCAGAAAAATTCGGTCACTTCTTGCCGAAAGATCCTGCTGCCCGCACCGAAACGCTCAACTGGCTGTTCTGGCTGCAGGGCTCGGCTCCTTTCCTCGGCGGCGGTTTTGGTCACTTCTACAGCTACGCGCCGGTGAAAATTGAATACGCGATCAATCGCTTTGCGATGGAAGCGAAACGTCAGTTAGATGTGCTGGATAAACAACTGGCACGCGGGCGTTATGTGGCGGGGGAAGAGTACACCATCGCTGATATCGCTATCTGGCCATGGTATGGCAACGTACTGCTCGGCTCCGTTTACAATGCGGCGGAATTCCTTGATGCGCAGAGCTATAAAAATGTGCTGCGCTGGGCGAACGATGTCGCTAACCGCCCTGCCGTGAAACGTGGACGCATCGTTAACCGGACCAATGGCCCGCTGGACGAACAACTGCATGAACGCCATGACGCCAGCGATTTTGACACCCATACGGAAGATAAACGTCAGGCTTAA
- the exbD gene encoding TonB system transport protein ExbD, which translates to MAMRLNENLDDNGEMHEINVTPFIDVMLVLLIIFMVAAPLATVDVKVNLPASSSQPQPRPEKPIYLSVKADKTMFLGNDPVTEADMITTLNAATEGKKDTTIFFRADKTVDYETMMKVMDTLHQAGYLKIGLVGQEVTQAK; encoded by the coding sequence ATGGCGATGCGTCTTAACGAAAATCTGGACGATAACGGTGAAATGCATGAAATCAACGTGACGCCGTTTATCGACGTTATGCTGGTGCTGCTGATCATCTTCATGGTAGCGGCACCGCTCGCCACCGTGGACGTTAAAGTCAATCTTCCGGCGTCCTCCAGCCAGCCGCAGCCGCGTCCGGAAAAACCGATTTATCTGTCAGTGAAAGCGGATAAAACGATGTTCCTCGGCAACGATCCGGTAACGGAAGCGGATATGATCACCACGCTGAACGCAGCGACGGAAGGTAAAAAAGACACCACCATTTTCTTCCGTGCGGATAAAACCGTCGATTATGAAACGATGATGAAAGTGATGGATACACTCCATCAGGCGGGCTATCTGAAGATTGGTCTGGTAGGGCAAGAGGTCACACAAGCGAAGTAA
- a CDS encoding aldo/keto reductase: MAWLANPARYEQMQYRYCGNSGLQLPALSLGLWHSFGHVNTLESQRALLRKAFDLGITHFDLANNYGPPPGSAEENFGRLLREDFAGYRDELIVSTKAGYDMWPGPYGSGGSRKYLLASLDQSLKRMGLEYVDIFYSHRVDEKTPMEETASALAQAVLSGKALYVGISSYSPERTQKMVELLREWKIPVLIHQPSYNLLNRWVDSSGLLDTLQDNGVGCIAFTPLAQGLLTGKYLNGIPDGSRMQVEGKKARGLTENMLSESNLRSLRLLHDMAQQRGQSMAQMALSWLLKDNRVTSVLIGASRPEQLEENVQALNDLSFSAEELAQIDKHVADGQLNLWQASSDK, encoded by the coding sequence ATGGCCTGGTTAGCCAATCCTGCCCGCTACGAGCAGATGCAGTATCGTTACTGTGGCAACAGCGGCTTGCAGTTACCCGCCTTGTCGCTCGGCCTGTGGCACAGTTTCGGCCACGTCAATACGCTGGAATCCCAGCGCGCTCTGCTGCGTAAAGCCTTCGATCTGGGAATTACGCATTTTGATCTGGCAAACAACTATGGCCCACCACCGGGCAGCGCTGAAGAAAACTTTGGCCGTCTGTTGCGCGAAGATTTTGCCGGTTATCGCGACGAACTGATCGTCTCCACGAAAGCTGGTTATGACATGTGGCCTGGCCCGTATGGTTCCGGCGGCTCGCGCAAATATCTGCTGGCGAGCCTCGACCAGAGCCTGAAACGGATGGGGCTGGAGTATGTCGATATTTTTTACTCGCATCGCGTTGATGAAAAAACGCCGATGGAGGAAACCGCGTCAGCATTAGCGCAGGCGGTGCTGAGCGGTAAAGCGCTGTACGTCGGCATCTCGTCCTACTCGCCAGAGCGGACACAGAAAATGGTGGAGTTGTTGCGCGAATGGAAGATCCCGGTGCTCATCCACCAGCCATCCTATAATCTGTTGAACCGTTGGGTGGACAGCAGCGGGCTGCTCGACACGCTGCAGGACAATGGCGTTGGCTGCATCGCCTTTACGCCGCTGGCGCAGGGGCTGCTGACCGGGAAATACCTCAACGGCATCCCGGATGGTTCACGTATGCAGGTGGAAGGGAAAAAAGCGCGCGGCCTGACCGAGAACATGTTGAGCGAAAGCAACCTCAGGAGCCTGCGCCTGCTGCACGACATGGCGCAACAGCGCGGACAGTCGATGGCGCAAATGGCGCTGAGCTGGCTGCTGAAGGATAACCGCGTGACCTCGGTGCTGATTGGCGCGAGCCGCCCGGAGCAACTGGAGGAAAACGTTCAGGCGCTGAATGACCTGTCGTTCAGCGCTGAGGAACTGGCGCAGATCGATAAACACGTCGCGGACGGGCAGTTGAATCTGTGGCAGGCATCGTCAGATAAGTAA
- a CDS encoding cytoplasmic protein, with the protein MKDVEDNNVYLTLDDRNSDDIIRHQNLTVLINEKNAAIEHTAQAVMSIPAALVKMKWQNRRDIYAWQVKEEIYGAAIEEIIARKPELKEKLLARIEANYQHILAREAATLRLSRRLAEGKMRTANVNNVALDDTPKKKK; encoded by the coding sequence ATGAAAGATGTTGAAGATAATAACGTCTATTTGACTTTAGACGACAGAAACAGCGATGACATTATTCGCCATCAGAACCTGACGGTGCTGATTAACGAAAAAAACGCCGCCATTGAACATACGGCACAGGCCGTGATGTCCATTCCCGCCGCACTGGTCAAAATGAAGTGGCAAAACCGCCGCGATATCTACGCCTGGCAGGTGAAAGAAGAGATTTACGGCGCCGCCATTGAGGAAATCATTGCGCGCAAACCAGAACTGAAAGAGAAGCTGCTGGCGCGTATCGAAGCCAACTACCAGCACATTCTGGCGCGTGAGGCCGCAACACTGCGCCTGTCGCGCAGACTGGCAGAAGGCAAGATGCGCACCGCGAACGTCAACAATGTGGCGCTGGACGACACACCGAAGAAGAAGAAATAA
- the yghB gene encoding DedA family general envelope maintenance protein YghB gives MVVIQDIVAALWQHDFAALANPHVVGVVYLVMFATLFLENGLLPASFLPGDSLLLLAGALVAKGVMDFVPTLVILTTAASLGCWLSYFQGRWLSNTQIVKSWLAQLPAKYHQRATCMFDRHGLLALLAGRFLAFVRTLLPTMAGISGLSSRRFQFFNWLSALLWVGVVTSLGYALSMIPFVKRHEDQVMTFLMILPIFLLVAGLLGTLIVVIKKKYYSA, from the coding sequence ATGGTAGTCATTCAAGATATAGTCGCCGCTCTCTGGCAGCACGACTTTGCTGCACTGGCGAATCCTCACGTTGTGGGTGTTGTTTATCTGGTTATGTTTGCGACGTTGTTTCTGGAAAACGGTTTGCTTCCTGCCTCTTTCTTACCGGGCGACAGTTTGCTGTTACTGGCAGGGGCGCTTGTCGCAAAAGGCGTCATGGACTTTGTACCTACCCTCGTAATTCTGACCACCGCGGCCAGTCTGGGTTGCTGGCTGAGCTATTTCCAGGGACGCTGGCTCAGCAATACGCAAATTGTAAAAAGCTGGCTGGCGCAACTCCCCGCGAAATACCATCAGCGCGCGACCTGCATGTTTGACCGTCATGGCCTGCTGGCGCTGCTTGCCGGGCGTTTTCTGGCGTTTGTACGCACCCTGCTACCGACCATGGCAGGCATTTCCGGGCTGTCGAGCCGCCGCTTCCAGTTCTTCAACTGGCTGAGCGCCCTGCTGTGGGTAGGCGTGGTAACCAGCCTGGGCTACGCGCTCAGCATGATCCCGTTCGTGAAACGCCATGAAGATCAGGTGATGACCTTCCTGATGATCCTGCCAATTTTCCTGTTAGTGGCCGGGCTGCTCGGTACACTGATTGTGGTTATTAAGAAGAAATACTACAGCGCCTGA
- a CDS encoding ESA_00282 family adhesion-associated protein, with protein sequence MNSIIYFVIALLLLTAVILFLMPGNNKKPRGEGHTGPESVYPMSKEEGEDHFSVLMNAITPVWYWRVNHEYIDFLHATIKGMSMAEINAVPGLFDAQRRCSDLNSAVYKYYDTLKKRCLNGEQVSRADLDVLNLQQCFREFSLDAWPALVALVWPEFQRPWINPEDI encoded by the coding sequence ATGAACAGCATAATTTATTTTGTGATAGCACTGTTATTGCTCACAGCGGTAATTCTTTTCTTAATGCCCGGGAACAATAAAAAGCCGCGAGGCGAAGGGCACACCGGCCCGGAATCTGTGTATCCGATGAGCAAGGAAGAGGGCGAAGATCACTTTTCAGTGCTGATGAATGCTATCACGCCGGTGTGGTACTGGCGGGTTAATCATGAATATATCGATTTCCTGCACGCAACAATTAAAGGGATGAGCATGGCGGAAATAAATGCCGTGCCTGGTTTATTTGATGCCCAGCGGCGCTGTAGCGATCTCAATTCAGCGGTATATAAATATTACGACACGTTAAAAAAACGCTGCCTGAATGGCGAACAGGTTTCTCGTGCCGATCTCGATGTGTTGAACCTGCAGCAATGTTTTCGCGAATTCAGCCTCGATGCCTGGCCTGCGCTGGTGGCGCTGGTCTGGCCGGAGTTTCAACGCCCGTGGATCAATCCGGAAGATATCTGA
- the gss gene encoding bifunctional glutathionylspermidine amidase/synthase, whose translation MSTGTQSSDAPFGTLLGYAPGGVAIYSSNYSSLDPDFSHDDPSFRSYIGNEYMGHKWQCVEFARRFLYLTYGFVFTDVGMAYEIFSLRFLREVVNDNLLPLKAFANGSRRPPVAGSLLIWQKGGEFHQTGHVAVVTQLVGNKVRIAEQNVAHHPLPPGQQWTRELTLEVKDGVYTIHDTFDDTAILGWMIQTDDAQYSLPQPASPARLMAIHGARLENHGQFDGKWLNEQDSLQRAYVRANGHVINKDPYQYFTISETGEQELIKATNELHLMYLHATDKVLRDDNLLALFDIPKILWPRLRLSWQLRRHHMITGRMDFCMDERGLKVYEYNADSASCHTEGGVILEEWAKLGLSGKGYNPAEDLLDELTGAWGHSQARPFVHIMQDKDLEEDYHAQFMQRALTNAGFESKILHGLSELRWDDAGQLIDDDGRHVNCVWKTWAWETALEQVREVSETEYAAVPIRTGHPQNEVRLIDVLLRPEVLVFEPLWTVIPGNKAILPVLWSLFPGHRYLLDTDFTVTEALAKTGYAVKPISGRCGSNIDLVSHDDRLLDQSSGKFADRKNIYQQLWCLPNVEGKYIQVCTFTVGGSYGGTCLRGDESLVIKKESDIEPLIVLKDKDFL comes from the coding sequence ATGAGTACAGGAACACAGAGTAGCGATGCCCCATTCGGAACGCTGTTGGGGTATGCGCCAGGCGGCGTAGCAATTTACTCTTCCAATTACAGCAGTTTAGATCCCGATTTTTCCCACGACGATCCCTCATTTCGTAGCTATATCGGCAACGAATATATGGGCCACAAATGGCAGTGCGTTGAGTTTGCGCGCCGCTTTCTGTATCTGACCTACGGTTTCGTGTTCACCGATGTTGGGATGGCGTATGAGATCTTCTCGTTGCGCTTCCTGCGCGAAGTGGTGAATGACAATCTCCTGCCGCTGAAGGCGTTTGCTAATGGCTCCCGCCGCCCGCCGGTGGCGGGTTCCTTGCTGATCTGGCAAAAAGGCGGTGAGTTTCATCAGACCGGTCACGTCGCGGTGGTGACGCAACTGGTGGGTAATAAGGTGCGTATCGCCGAACAGAACGTGGCGCACCATCCACTGCCGCCGGGGCAGCAATGGACGCGCGAGCTGACGCTTGAAGTGAAAGATGGTGTCTATACCATTCACGACACCTTCGACGACACTGCCATTCTTGGCTGGATGATCCAGACCGACGATGCGCAGTACAGCCTGCCGCAACCGGCAAGCCCGGCCAGACTGATGGCCATCCACGGCGCACGGCTGGAAAATCACGGTCAGTTTGATGGCAAATGGCTTAACGAACAGGATTCGCTCCAGCGCGCCTATGTGCGTGCCAACGGTCATGTGATCAACAAAGATCCGTACCAGTATTTCACCATTTCCGAGACCGGCGAGCAGGAATTGATTAAGGCCACCAACGAACTGCATCTGATGTATCTGCACGCTACCGATAAAGTGCTAAGAGATGACAACCTGCTGGCGTTGTTCGATATCCCGAAAATTCTCTGGCCGCGACTGCGTCTCTCCTGGCAACTCCGGCGCCACCATATGATCACCGGTCGTATGGATTTCTGTATGGATGAGCGTGGGTTGAAGGTGTACGAATACAACGCCGATTCCGCCTCCTGCCATACCGAAGGGGGCGTAATCCTCGAAGAGTGGGCGAAACTGGGCCTTTCGGGTAAAGGCTATAACCCGGCGGAAGATCTGCTTGATGAACTGACCGGCGCGTGGGGCCACAGCCAGGCACGTCCGTTCGTGCACATCATGCAGGACAAGGATCTTGAAGAGGATTACCACGCGCAGTTTATGCAGCGTGCGCTGACTAACGCCGGGTTTGAAAGCAAAATCCTTCATGGCCTCAGTGAACTGCGCTGGGACGATGCCGGGCAGCTTATTGATGACGACGGGCGGCACGTGAACTGCGTCTGGAAAACCTGGGCGTGGGAAACGGCGCTTGAGCAGGTGCGGGAAGTCAGTGAAACGGAATACGCGGCGGTGCCGATTCGTACCGGTCATCCGCAAAATGAGGTGCGCTTAATCGACGTCCTGTTGCGTCCGGAAGTGCTGGTGTTCGAACCGCTGTGGACGGTGATCCCTGGCAACAAAGCGATCCTGCCGGTGCTCTGGTCGCTGTTCCCGGGTCATCGCTATTTGCTGGATACCGATTTCACCGTCACCGAAGCACTGGCGAAAACCGGTTATGCCGTGAAGCCGATCTCCGGTCGCTGCGGCAGCAATATCGATCTGGTCAGCCACGACGATCGTCTGCTCGATCAAAGCTCCGGTAAGTTTGCCGACCGTAAAAATATCTACCAGCAACTGTGGTGTTTGCCGAACGTGGAGGGCAAATACATTCAGGTGTGTACCTTCACCGTGGGCGGCAGCTATGGCGGCACTTGCCTGCGCGGCGACGAGTCGCTGGTGATCAAAAAAGAGAGCGACATCGAACCGTTGATTGTGCTGAAGGATAAGGATTTTCTCTGA
- the exbB gene encoding tol-pal system-associated acyl-CoA thioesterase, which produces MGNNLMQADLSVWGMYHHADIVVKVVMIGLVLASVVTWAIFFSKSAELLSHKRRLKREQKQLSEARSLDQASEIAAAFHGKSLSTLLLNEAQNELELSAGSEDNEGIKERTGFRLERRVAAVSRHMGRGNGYLATIGAISPFVGLFGTVWGIMNSFIGIAQTQTTNLAVVAPGIAEALLATAIGLFAAIPAVVIYNIFARMIGSYKATLGDVAAQVLLLQSRDLDLNASGVTHPVRTAQKLRVG; this is translated from the coding sequence GTGGGTAATAATTTGATGCAGGCGGATCTCTCCGTTTGGGGTATGTATCATCATGCCGACATCGTGGTTAAGGTCGTGATGATTGGTCTGGTGCTGGCGTCGGTCGTCACCTGGGCCATTTTCTTCAGTAAAAGCGCCGAGCTCCTGTCTCATAAGCGTCGCCTCAAGCGTGAACAAAAGCAACTGAGCGAAGCCCGTTCCCTCGATCAGGCCAGTGAAATCGCTGCCGCTTTCCACGGTAAAAGCCTGAGCACGCTGTTGCTGAACGAAGCACAGAACGAGTTAGAACTGTCCGCCGGTTCGGAAGATAACGAAGGCATTAAAGAGCGTACCGGGTTCCGCCTGGAGCGCCGCGTCGCCGCAGTGAGTCGCCATATGGGGCGCGGCAACGGCTATCTGGCGACCATTGGCGCTATTTCTCCATTCGTCGGTCTGTTTGGCACCGTCTGGGGGATCATGAACAGTTTCATCGGTATCGCTCAGACGCAGACCACCAACCTTGCGGTCGTCGCTCCGGGGATCGCGGAAGCGCTGCTGGCGACGGCGATCGGGCTGTTTGCGGCGATCCCGGCGGTCGTTATCTACAACATTTTTGCTCGTATGATTGGCAGCTATAAAGCGACCCTCGGCGACGTGGCGGCGCAGGTGCTGCTGTTGCAGAGCCGCGATTTAGATCTTAACGCCAGCGGTGTTACGCATCCGGTTCGTACGGCTCAGAAATTACGTGTAGGTTAA